Proteins encoded by one window of Engraulis encrasicolus isolate BLACKSEA-1 chromosome 21, IST_EnEncr_1.0, whole genome shotgun sequence:
- the eif2b1 gene encoding translation initiation factor eIF-2B subunit alpha isoform X1 — protein sequence MDEGELVEYFRTQMSQDPDVASAVAAIRSLLEFLKRDQSETILGLRENLTQAIGRLQLADSSVAVSSGGELFLRFITLTSLEHQDLSQCKKVMVERGELFLKKISLSRNKVAKLCHNFIKDGAKILTHSSSRVVLKVLENVALDKKRFSVYVTESQPDSAGHQMAEKLRKLNIPVTVILDAAVGYVMEKVDLVIVGAEGVVESGGIINKIGTYQMAVCSKAHNKPFYVVAESFKFVRLYPLNQQDVPDRFKYKAHTLKTAENLDKEHPMIDYTPPSLITLLFTDLGVLTPSAISDELIKIYL from the exons ATGGACGAAGGAG AGTTGGTGGAATACTTCAGAACTCAGATGAGCCAAGACCCAGATGTTGCTTCTGCAGTGGCTGCTATTCGCTCGCTCCTGGAGTTCCTGAAAAGAGACCAAA GTGAGACCATCTTGGGCCTGAGAGAGAACCTGACGCAGGCCATCGGGCGGCTCCAGTTGGCCGACTCCTCTGTAGCCGTGTCCTCAGGAGGAGAGCTCTTCCTGCGCTTCATCACCCTGACGTCACTAGAGCACCAG GACCTGTCTCAATGCAAGAAGGTGATGGTAGAAAGAGGAGAGCTATTCCTGAAGAAGATTTCCCTCTCCAGAAACAAAGTTGCCAAACTTTGCCACAATTTCATCAAAGATGGAGCA AAAATCCTGACCCACTCATCCTCCCGCGTGGTGCTCAAAGTGCTGGAGAATGTGGCGTTGGATAAGAAACGCTTCAGCGTCTACGTCACAGAATCCCAACCTGACTCCGCAGG ACATCAAATGGCTGAAAAACTGCGGAAGCTTAACATCCCCGTCACAGTAATCCTTGATGCAGCAGTGGG GTATGTGATGGAGAAGGTGGACCTGGTGATTGTTGGAGCAGAGGGGGTTGTGGAGAGTGGAGGCATTATaaataag ATTGGCACCTATCAGATGGCTGTGTGCTCCAAAGCCCATAATAAACCCTTCTACGTGGTGGCAGAGAGCTTCAAGTTTGTCCGCCTTTATCCTCTCAATCAGCAAGATGTTCCTGATCGATTTAAG TACAAGGCCCACACACTGAAGACCGCGGAGAACCTGGACAAAGAGCACCCCATGATCGACTACacgcctccctccctcatcacacTGCTCTTCACAGACCTGGGCGTGCTCACCCCCTCCGCCATCAGCGATGAACTCATCAAGATCTACTTATGA
- the eif2b1 gene encoding translation initiation factor eIF-2B subunit alpha isoform X2: MSQDPDVASAVAAIRSLLEFLKRDQSETILGLRENLTQAIGRLQLADSSVAVSSGGELFLRFITLTSLEHQDLSQCKKVMVERGELFLKKISLSRNKVAKLCHNFIKDGAKILTHSSSRVVLKVLENVALDKKRFSVYVTESQPDSAGHQMAEKLRKLNIPVTVILDAAVGYVMEKVDLVIVGAEGVVESGGIINKIGTYQMAVCSKAHNKPFYVVAESFKFVRLYPLNQQDVPDRFKYKAHTLKTAENLDKEHPMIDYTPPSLITLLFTDLGVLTPSAISDELIKIYL, encoded by the exons ATGAGCCAAGACCCAGATGTTGCTTCTGCAGTGGCTGCTATTCGCTCGCTCCTGGAGTTCCTGAAAAGAGACCAAA GTGAGACCATCTTGGGCCTGAGAGAGAACCTGACGCAGGCCATCGGGCGGCTCCAGTTGGCCGACTCCTCTGTAGCCGTGTCCTCAGGAGGAGAGCTCTTCCTGCGCTTCATCACCCTGACGTCACTAGAGCACCAG GACCTGTCTCAATGCAAGAAGGTGATGGTAGAAAGAGGAGAGCTATTCCTGAAGAAGATTTCCCTCTCCAGAAACAAAGTTGCCAAACTTTGCCACAATTTCATCAAAGATGGAGCA AAAATCCTGACCCACTCATCCTCCCGCGTGGTGCTCAAAGTGCTGGAGAATGTGGCGTTGGATAAGAAACGCTTCAGCGTCTACGTCACAGAATCCCAACCTGACTCCGCAGG ACATCAAATGGCTGAAAAACTGCGGAAGCTTAACATCCCCGTCACAGTAATCCTTGATGCAGCAGTGGG GTATGTGATGGAGAAGGTGGACCTGGTGATTGTTGGAGCAGAGGGGGTTGTGGAGAGTGGAGGCATTATaaataag ATTGGCACCTATCAGATGGCTGTGTGCTCCAAAGCCCATAATAAACCCTTCTACGTGGTGGCAGAGAGCTTCAAGTTTGTCCGCCTTTATCCTCTCAATCAGCAAGATGTTCCTGATCGATTTAAG TACAAGGCCCACACACTGAAGACCGCGGAGAACCTGGACAAAGAGCACCCCATGATCGACTACacgcctccctccctcatcacacTGCTCTTCACAGACCTGGGCGTGCTCACCCCCTCCGCCATCAGCGATGAACTCATCAAGATCTACTTATGA
- the eif2b1 gene encoding translation initiation factor eIF-2B subunit alpha isoform X3 — protein sequence MISRCHYTPDELRKYASTSVPISSDVLQLCRAAGILKKKPHVHRSRRGGVRRSQVPERNSVQRGVLERSASGSSSKASEDWRLAPMRSGTSTQTAASERDLTSRIKSLRLNCPEQTPVAGFRPAPWADLRQKAATSPCSPVGNKTAHGTAASERDLTSRIKSLRLNCPEQTPVTGFRPAPWAHQREKAATSPCSPVGNKTAHVGCAGDAGLCAIEVGELVQGPHTEDRGEPGQRAPHDRLHASLPHHTALHRPGRAHPLRHQR from the exons ATGATAAGTAGATGTCATTACACTCCTGACGAACTCCGAAAGTACGCATCCACCTCCGTCCCCATCAGCTCCGATGTACTTCAACTTTGCCGAGCTGCGGGCATACTTAAAAAGAAGCCGCATGTCCACCGAAGCCGAAGGGGAGGCGTGCGTCGCTCCCAAGTGCCCGAGAGGAACAGCGTACAACGCGGCGTCTTGGAGAGGTCTGCAAGTGGTAGCAGCAGTAAAGCATCCGAAGATTGGCGCCTGGCCCCGATGCGCAGCGGTACCAGCACACAGACTGCTGCTTCAGAGAGGGACTTGACCTCCCGTATAAAAAGTCTCCGCTTGAACTGCCCGGAGCAGACTCCTGTCGCCGGTTTTCGTCCTGCCCCCTGGGCTGACCTGCGCCAGAAGGCTGCGACTTCACCCTGTTCTCCGGTCGGTAATAAAACCGCGCACGGTACTGCTGCTTCAGAGAGGGACTTGACCTCCCGTATAAAAAGTCTCCGCTTGAACTGCCCGGAGCAGACTCCTGTCACCGGTTTTCGTCCTGCACCTTGGGCTCACCAGCGCGAGAAGGCTGCGACTTCACCCTGTTCTCCGGTTGGTAATAAAACCGCCCACGTTGGGTGCGCTGGTGACGCCGGACTGTGCGCTATCGAGGTTGGCGAACTGG TACAAGGCCCACACACTGAAGACCGCGGAGAACCTGGACAAAGAGCACCCCATGATCGACTACacgcctccctccctcatcacacTGCTCTTCACAGACCTGGGCGTGCTCACCCCCTCCGCCATCAGCGATGA
- the gtf2h3 gene encoding general transcription factor IIH subunit 3 gives MASEDEVSLLVIVLDVNPIWWGQQTQREPEFNLSKCLDAVMVMANSHLIMTRTNKLAIIASTCQESHFLFPNKLWKGDDVGGDDSAAPCGDGKYELLSVANDQVAEEMRALIARTEVRGNQTDTLLAGGLAKALCYIHRLSKQSGGGQDMKSRILVIKSAQDCALQYMNFMNVIFAAQKQSVLIDACVLDSDSGLLQQACDITGGMYLKIPQRVALTQYLLWVFLPDSEQRSQLVLPPPAHVDYRAACFCHRNLIEIGYVCSVCLSIFCNFSPICTTCETAFKIQLPQLVKAKKKKIKPAT, from the exons ATGGCTTCAG AGGACGAGGTCAGTCTTCTGGTCATCGTTTTAGACGTGAATCCAATATGGTGGGGCCAGCAAACTCAACGAGAACCAGAG TTCAACCTGTCCAAATGTCTGGATGCTGTGATGGTCATGGCAAACTCTCACCTGATCATGACCAGGACCAATAAACTGGCCATCATCGCCAGCACCTGCCAGGAGAG tcatttcTTGTTTCCCAATAAGCTCTGGAAGGGTGATGATGTCGGTGGGGATGACTCGGCGGCTCCCTGTGGTGATGGCAAATACGAGCTCCTGTCGGTGGCCAACGATCAGGTCGCTGAGGAGATGAGGGCTCTCATCGCACGCA CGGAGGTGAGAGGTAATCAGACGGACACACTGTTGGCTGGAGGACTTGCCAAGGCCCTGTGCT ATATTCATCGTCTTTCAAAACAGTCAGGGG GTGGACAGGACATGAAGTCTAGAATACTG GTGATAAAATCAGCACAAGATTGCGCTTTGCAGTACATGAATTTTATGAATGTGATCTTTGCGGCCCAGAAACAG AGTGTGCTTATAGATGCCTGTGTGCTAGACTCAGACTCTGGACTCTTACAACAA gCTTGTGACATAACAGGGGGAATGTACCTCAAGATACCACAGAGGGTTGCCCTCACACAGTATTTGCTG TGGGTGTTCCTGCCGGACTCTGAACAGCGCTCCCAGCTGGTTCTACCTCCCCCGGCCCACGTGGACTACCGGGCTGCCTGCTTCTGCCACCGCAACCTCATCGAGATCGGATACGTCTGCTCCGTTTGCCTCTCCA TATTCTGCAACTTCAGCCCGATCTGCACAACATGCGA AACTGCCTTCAAGATCCAGCTACCTCAGCTGGTGAAAGCCAAAAAGAAGAAAATCAAGCCAGCGACGTGA